One window of Metopolophium dirhodum isolate CAU chromosome 3, ASM1992520v1, whole genome shotgun sequence genomic DNA carries:
- the LOC132941424 gene encoding protein takeout-like translates to MAKSLLIVSALLLAVVASVTAAPTPKKQISFNLCKKSDPNLDKCLKTSIQSVIPDLAEGYPKLRIPAIEPFELPSLEIDQGKGSSKSVSIDLKLKDVKIMGLTSTVIDSLKVDVDNYKLTGKIGFTKPLEISGQYTVNGKVLVLPITGNGPCNIVLHDPVLELKEVSGSPSQKNGKTFVQIKKFELRLVSVKKLNVKLENLFNGNKQLGDSMNSILNENWEVLLEELKPAFEEAVGAIAQDIVNKALQKTAYSDIFPM, encoded by the exons atggcAAAATCGTTGCTGATCGTATCTGCTTTGTTATTGGCCGTCGTTGCTTCTGTAACCGCTGCACCCACACCGAAAAAAC AAATATCTTTCAATTTATGCAAGAAAAGTGATCCAAACCTTGACAAATGTTTGAAGACCTCCATCCAATCAGTCATTCCCGATTTGGCCGAAGGATACCCAAAACTGAGGATTCCGGCCATCGAACCGTTCGAGCTACCGTCTTTGGAAATCGACCAAGGCAAAGGCTCCAGCAAATCAGTCAGCATTGATCTGAAGCTTAAGGACGTCAAGATCATGGGCTTGACCAGCACAGTGATCGATTCCTTGAAAGTCGATGTTGACAATTACAAGCTCACCGGCAAGATTGGTTTCACAAAGCCACTCGAGATCAGTGGACAATACACGGTCAACGGAAAGGTGCTCGTTTTGCCGATCACCGGTAACGGACCGTGCAACATTGTCTTAC ACGATCCCGTATTGGAATTGAAAGAAGTATCCGGATCTCCAAGCCAGAAGAACGGCAAGACCTTCGTCCAAATCAAGAAATTTGAACTTAGGTTGGTGAGTGTCAAGAAACTGAATGTCAAGTTGGAAAACCTTTTCAATGGAAACAAACAATTAG GAGATAGCATGAACTCCATCCTGAACGAAAACTGGGAAGTTCTTCTTGAAGAATTGAAACCAGCATTCGAAGAAGCAGTTGGAGCTATTGCACAAGATATTGTTAATAAAGCATTGCAAAAGACCGCGTATTCAGACATATTCCCTATGTAG